The Helicobacter sp. MIT 99-5507 genome includes a region encoding these proteins:
- a CDS encoding lipid A biosynthesis lauroyl acyltransferase translates to MKITDCFIYIFANVSGFLLSLMSDKIFYFNVTCLAFIFKILDKRRKYDCLNNLTFAYNDTLDSRSKKEILNRSYENFAFVLLNSLRLLFMKKDKYLQKFRVHNIEVIEEAQKNGNFIVLTAHYGDWEGTARFIASRFKDIKLSVVGRLTNFQSINNLMEKSRQNFGSAFLDKKGVSKHLVKLLSKPNNAIGLVIDQHISVNEGIWVKFFGKDVTHSPIASILSRKYDIPILFVHMTLSKDYSHYDIYFNFLTNAIKSENSKDDIAKMTQMQASFTEKIIRQKKDEWFWFHKRFKAKYDYIYKQKPTESIK, encoded by the coding sequence GTGAAGATTACTGATTGTTTTATATATATATTTGCTAATGTTAGCGGATTTTTGCTCTCGCTTATGAGTGATAAGATATTTTATTTCAATGTCACATGTCTAGCTTTTATTTTTAAGATTCTAGATAAAAGACGCAAATATGATTGCCTTAATAACCTTACATTTGCATACAATGATACACTAGATTCTAGAAGTAAAAAAGAGATTTTAAATCGTAGCTATGAGAATTTTGCTTTTGTATTATTAAATAGTCTTAGGCTTTTATTTATGAAAAAAGATAAATATTTGCAAAAATTTAGAGTGCATAATATTGAAGTGATAGAAGAAGCACAAAAAAATGGCAATTTTATAGTATTAACCGCACATTATGGCGATTGGGAAGGGACTGCTAGATTTATTGCATCAAGATTTAAGGATATAAAGCTAAGTGTCGTAGGTAGGCTTACAAATTTTCAATCTATTAATAATTTGATGGAGAAATCAAGGCAGAATTTTGGCTCTGCATTTTTAGATAAAAAGGGCGTAAGTAAGCATTTAGTAAAGCTTCTATCAAAGCCAAATAATGCTATAGGGCTTGTAATAGACCAACATATTTCTGTAAATGAAGGAATTTGGGTTAAATTCTTTGGCAAAGATGTTACGCATAGTCCTATTGCTTCTATTTTGTCTAGAAAATATGATATTCCAATATTATTTGTGCATATGACATTAAGCAAAGATTATAGCCATTATGATATTTATTTTAATTTTTTGACAAATGCAATAAAAAGCGAAAATAGCAAAGATGATATAGCCAAGATGACGCAAATGCAAGCTAGCTTTACAGAGAAAATAATAAGGCAAAAAAAAGATGAGTGGTTTTGGTTTCACAAGCGATTTAAGGCAAAATATGATTATATTTATAAGCAAAAACCAACAGAATCTATAAAATAG
- the hisS gene encoding histidine--tRNA ligase — MQNYAQNKIIPRTLSGFKDRLPMEAMAKSKLLSIVSHTFETFGFVPIETPHIEYADILVKQGSDEIQKELYRFKDNGQRDVALRFDQTVPLARFISQYRAKIDLPFKRYAIGNVFRGERAQKGRYREFTQCDFDFIGSNSVACDAEIVQVIYASMVALQIDEFTIWLNNRKILNGICKYFGIKSDNEISNVLRIIDKLDKIGGDKVIAELSKITSKDNATKIIEITSIRQHGNASEFFSKIAYLKEWNDDLKTGIEELEKLYEMLSNLQMDRDSYRINFSIARGLGYYTGIVYETTLNAQKNLGSVCSGGRYDNLTRSFSSEKISGVGASIGIDRLLAAMDGKNNKQTSARVLIICLNDTHFSYAYKIAESFRRSKIKTEVYPEINKIKKQFAYANAKGHEFVVVIGDDELKTNGITLKNMTSGMQMKELSLLKAIELLKE; from the coding sequence ATGCAAAATTATGCACAAAATAAAATTATACCAAGAACACTTAGCGGATTTAAAGATAGATTACCAATGGAAGCTATGGCAAAATCAAAGCTACTATCAATTGTCAGTCATACTTTTGAGACATTTGGATTTGTGCCGATTGAAACTCCACATATAGAATATGCTGATATACTTGTAAAACAAGGCAGTGATGAGATTCAAAAAGAATTATATAGATTTAAAGATAATGGGCAAAGAGATGTAGCACTTAGATTTGATCAGACCGTGCCACTTGCAAGATTTATATCACAATATAGGGCAAAGATTGATTTGCCATTTAAAAGATATGCCATTGGTAATGTATTTCGTGGTGAAAGAGCACAAAAAGGAAGATATAGAGAATTTACACAATGTGATTTTGATTTTATTGGAAGCAATAGCGTTGCTTGTGATGCTGAAATCGTGCAAGTGATATATGCCTCAATGGTAGCTTTGCAAATCGATGAATTTACTATATGGCTAAATAATAGAAAGATTCTAAATGGAATCTGCAAATATTTTGGAATAAAAAGTGATAATGAAATATCAAATGTTTTAAGAATCATAGATAAGCTAGATAAAATAGGAGGAGATAAGGTAATAGCTGAACTATCAAAAATCACTTCAAAAGATAATGCCACAAAAATTATAGAAATCACTAGTATTAGACAACATGGCAATGCAAGTGAATTTTTTAGCAAAATAGCATATTTAAAAGAATGGAACGATGATTTAAAAACTGGTATTGAAGAATTAGAAAAGCTATATGAAATGCTATCAAATTTACAAATGGATAGAGATAGTTATAGGATTAATTTCTCTATTGCAAGGGGGCTTGGTTATTATACAGGTATAGTTTATGAGACTACCCTAAATGCACAAAAAAATCTAGGAAGTGTTTGTTCTGGTGGAAGATATGATAATTTGACAAGAAGTTTTTCTAGCGAAAAAATAAGCGGGGTTGGTGCGAGTATTGGGATTGATAGATTGCTTGCTGCAATGGATGGTAAAAACAATAAACAAACTTCTGCAAGAGTGCTTATAATCTGCCTAAATGATACGCATTTTAGCTATGCATATAAAATTGCAGAATCTTTTAGAAGAAGCAAGATAAAAACAGAGGTCTATCCAGAAATAAATAAAATCAAAAAACAATTTGCTTATGCAAATGCAAAAGGACATGAATTTGTCGTAGTAATTGGTGATGATGAGCTAAAAACAAATGGAATCACATTAAAAAATATGACTTCAGGAATGCAAATGAAAGAGCTAAGCCTACTAAAAGCAATAGAGTTATTAAAAGAATGA
- a CDS encoding pentapeptide repeat-containing protein, whose translation MKHLTKEQEQEIWDKVSKEVENLDTFLDKSKCIYEVSNKVKSIYQGMMQFSLTTFNEMLARIKEITYEFIGTKEIQAILGEYFSIQYHSNTFCIMPKPKIQPYDENQQDSKDLQEQDMCPISCCDLSILFRKYPLLFMNCVFQCENLNTHFIENLKKLCFIQCEFKGKITLSFRECLDSFQMSYCTFEKPLTIHGKFKENAIFNNSTFQDSVDFSQCEFEKTANFYGVKFKKVPNFSQAQFKGSLNAVNTNLNFDFKSLDKKIREEYETYNHITSENKENLGYIKRFFKYLISFFTKASKDTEKYQKPLAHFANDFRDSFRGFKSALIKDNNLLDASNFHKYELYSKEVELDSKENKTLRDKVDKLQLWFYYKLCDHHTDILQSFHSLMLVIGLFGLMGLGVIVGFDYCLGYKPILSHLYMVKEIYDAHIQSFIKTHTLYTIACDFLILAFYLLGILVYLISVKSLRRLFIVVSYVVVIGILLVSPKILIPAMGIFTDKRALLDPLSTLGGIYTIVFGFVLFSFIKTIRKNSIVPN comes from the coding sequence ATGAAACATCTTACCAAAGAGCAAGAACAAGAGATTTGGGATAAAGTAAGTAAGGAAGTTGAAAATCTTGATACTTTTTTAGATAAATCTAAATGTATTTATGAAGTTTCTAACAAGGTTAAGTCGATATATCAAGGAATGATGCAATTTTCATTGACAACATTTAATGAAATGTTAGCAAGAATTAAAGAAATTACTTACGAGTTTATTGGAACAAAAGAGATTCAGGCTATTTTGGGTGAATATTTTTCTATTCAGTATCACTCTAATACATTTTGCATAATGCCCAAGCCAAAAATACAACCATATGATGAAAATCAACAAGATAGTAAAGATCTCCAAGAACAAGATATGTGTCCCATATCTTGTTGTGATTTATCAATTTTGTTTAGAAAATATCCTTTATTATTTATGAATTGTGTGTTTCAGTGCGAAAACTTGAATACTCATTTTATAGAAAATCTAAAAAAACTTTGTTTCATACAATGCGAGTTTAAAGGAAAAATAACTTTAAGCTTTAGAGAATGTTTAGATAGTTTTCAAATGAGTTATTGCACATTTGAAAAACCGCTTACTATTCATGGAAAATTTAAAGAAAATGCCATTTTTAATAACTCCACTTTTCAAGATTCTGTAGATTTTAGTCAATGTGAGTTTGAAAAAACAGCCAATTTTTATGGAGTGAAGTTTAAAAAAGTCCCTAATTTCTCACAAGCACAATTTAAAGGAAGTCTTAATGCAGTAAATACAAATCTTAATTTTGATTTTAAAAGTTTGGATAAGAAAATCAGGGAAGAATATGAAACCTATAATCATATTACTTCGGAAAATAAGGAAAATTTGGGTTATATAAAAAGATTTTTTAAATACTTAATAAGCTTTTTTACTAAAGCATCTAAAGACACAGAAAAATATCAAAAGCCCCTAGCACATTTTGCAAACGACTTTAGAGATTCATTTAGGGGTTTTAAAAGTGCTTTGATAAAAGATAATAATTTACTAGACGCTTCAAATTTTCATAAATATGAGCTTTATAGCAAAGAAGTCGAGCTAGATTCTAAAGAAAATAAAACACTAAGAGACAAAGTAGATAAATTGCAATTATGGTTTTATTACAAACTTTGCGACCATCACACAGATATTTTACAAAGCTTTCATTCGCTAATGCTAGTCATAGGGCTTTTTGGTTTAATGGGTTTGGGAGTGATTGTAGGCTTTGACTATTGCTTGGGATATAAACCGATATTGTCTCATCTCTATATGGTAAAAGAGATTTATGACGCACATATCCAATCCTTTATAAAGACTCATACTCTATACACAATCGCCTGTGATTTTTTAATACTAGCTTTTTATTTGTTGGGCATTTTGGTTTATCTAATAAGTGTGAAAAGCCTAAGGAGATTGTTTATAGTCGTATCGTATGTTGTTGTGATTGGTATCCTACTTGTCTCACCCAAGATTCTCATACCAGCAATGGGAATCTTCACAGACAAAAGAGCACTTTTAGACCCGCTAAGCACTCTTGGCGGAATCTACACTATAGTATTTGGTTTTGTTTTGTTTTCTTTTATAAAAACGATTAGAAAAAACTCCATAGTGCCAAATTAA
- the waaC gene encoding lipopolysaccharide heptosyltransferase I, with protein sequence MRIAIIRLSSLGDIISTAVFLKLIKEEFSKKFGSINITFIVDSAFKEILQNSPYIDEICDIPLRASKIDKRLILSIFSKLKSLQKFDLVIDFQGLLKSALIGKILKKDKFVGYSKNSAREKIASFFYTKKIEIAYSEHILKRQYEILKTILNLDCAFSFELLNNSKDVLVPSSAAKTKIENIVESKNTNILFILEASKREKQYPLSLFYEVAMGLKDRIDNLAIYLIWDKQEQEIKELGAKDSIFRVLDRLNLDEIKALLSKMHLIIGGDTGITHLAWALNIPAITLYGNTPLKRFELCGDRYISISHLNTTRILKGDFSINKIEPKKIVESAILLLEKK encoded by the coding sequence ATGAGAATAGCAATCATTAGACTTAGCTCACTTGGTGATATAATAAGCACAGCAGTATTTTTAAAGCTAATAAAAGAAGAATTTAGCAAGAAATTTGGCAGCATAAATATCACTTTTATAGTAGATTCTGCTTTTAAAGAAATATTGCAAAATTCTCCATATATTGATGAAATATGCGATATTCCACTTCGTGCAAGTAAGATTGATAAAAGATTGATATTATCTATTTTTTCAAAATTAAAATCACTGCAAAAATTTGACTTAGTCATTGATTTTCAAGGATTGTTAAAATCAGCACTCATTGGAAAAATACTAAAGAAAGATAAATTTGTAGGATACTCAAAAAATAGTGCAAGAGAAAAAATCGCAAGCTTTTTTTATACAAAAAAGATAGAAATCGCCTATAGCGAGCATATTTTAAAGCGTCAATATGAGATATTAAAAACTATATTAAATTTGGATTGTGCTTTTAGCTTTGAATTATTAAATAATTCAAAAGATGTTTTAGTTCCTTCAAGTGCTGCAAAAACCAAGATTGAGAATATAGTAGAATCTAAAAATACAAATATTTTATTTATTTTAGAAGCATCAAAGAGGGAAAAACAATATCCACTTTCTTTGTTTTATGAAGTTGCAATGGGATTAAAAGATAGGATTGATAATCTAGCAATATATCTTATTTGGGATAAACAAGAGCAAGAAATAAAAGAGCTTGGCGCAAAAGATAGCATATTTCGCGTGCTTGATAGATTGAATCTTGATGAGATAAAAGCACTTTTATCAAAGATGCATTTAATAATTGGTGGCGATACAGGTATCACTCATCTAGCTTGGGCGCTAAATATTCCTGCAATCACACTCTATGGCAATACACCACTAAAGCGATTTGAACTTTGTGGAGATAGATATATTTCAATTTCACATTTAAATACTACTAGAATCTTAAAGGGTGATTTTTCTATCAATAAAATAGAACCAAAAAAGATAGTAGAATCCGCTATATTGCTATTGGAGAAAAAGTGA
- the waaF gene encoding lipopolysaccharide heptosyltransferase II: protein MEKKELKILLRLPNWLGDSVMVSPSFEILKEYFPNATFSIVGSKASCGIYSRDSRISNIYIDETKKQKNRFYSTMEFAKKVGKHDIAIAFNNHFFSALFLYATKSTLRIGYGKNFRFFLLNQNIKFVYGIHQVLSYINLISRICNRELIYPNSKIDEFIKLKLISQNIKYFHKDYAKRYIGINAGAAYGSAKRWEEKYFVEVVLYFLKNDCIVLLFGNDDDIGLKRILDSIKKQDNNKNLINLVGKTDINLLCDYISILDLFITNDSGPMHIAASFCVPMIAIFGPTDSKETSPWVNNASNTILLDKHLVCAPCKKRECPLSHHNCMKLITPDEVIMHANKLLR, encoded by the coding sequence TTGGAGAAAAAAGAATTAAAAATATTACTTAGATTGCCAAATTGGCTTGGTGATAGTGTGATGGTGTCACCTAGCTTTGAGATATTAAAAGAGTATTTTCCAAATGCTACATTTAGTATTGTTGGAAGTAAGGCAAGCTGTGGAATTTATAGTAGAGATTCTAGGATTAGTAATATTTATATTGATGAGACAAAAAAACAAAAAAATAGATTCTACTCCACGATGGAATTTGCAAAAAAAGTAGGTAAGCATGATATTGCAATAGCTTTTAATAATCACTTTTTTTCTGCATTATTTTTGTATGCCACAAAAAGCACTCTAAGAATAGGCTATGGTAAAAATTTTCGCTTCTTTTTATTAAATCAAAATATAAAGTTTGTTTATGGAATCCATCAAGTTTTATCATATATTAATCTAATTAGCAGAATCTGCAATAGAGAATTAATCTATCCAAATAGCAAGATTGATGAATTTATCAAACTAAAATTAATCTCACAAAATATCAAATATTTTCACAAAGACTATGCAAAAAGATATATAGGTATAAATGCAGGGGCAGCATATGGAAGTGCAAAAAGATGGGAAGAAAAATATTTTGTAGAAGTGGTGCTATATTTTTTAAAAAATGATTGCATTGTATTATTATTTGGAAATGATGATGATATAGGATTAAAAAGGATTTTAGATTCTATAAAGAAACAAGATAATAATAAGAATCTAATAAATTTAGTTGGCAAAACTGATATAAATCTACTTTGTGATTATATTTCTATACTTGATTTATTTATCACAAATGATAGCGGTCCTATGCATATTGCTGCTAGTTTTTGTGTGCCTATGATTGCAATATTTGGTCCAACAGATTCTAAAGAAACTAGCCCATGGGTCAATAATGCAAGTAATACAATTTTGCTAGATAAACATCTAGTTTGTGCGCCTTGCAAAAAGAGAGAATGTCCTCTTAGCCATCATAATTGCATGAAATTAATCACACCTGATGAGGTTATTATGCATGCAAATAAACTACTAAGATAA
- a CDS encoding Ppx/GppA phosphatase family protein, producing the protein MSKVTAVIDIGSNSARMAIFRRTSRYGFSLIFETKSKVRISSGCYENGGILQQDSMNRAVCALRDFVKLAKHYQAKKLFCVATSAVRDAPNKDEFITLVKKETKIQIKVIDGKKEAFFGAVACCNLLHKKDGITIDIGGGSTECALIKNGKIQELISLNIGTIRLKELFFDSKSDIKKLKEFIQKEIDKIPLSFINDNIFGIGGTIRALSKMIMKKEKYKINSIHGYEFDPRNYFDFFKNIYSSDIKKLKDFNVPIEREDNIRGGALIFSMLLERFNSKLVITSGVGVREGVFLSDLLRRQNYIFPNGINPSYRSVLDRFMIEEKAQNSVKKNSLKLFNALNDIHNIDKKYLFHLETAASLTKIGNYLGFYAAHEHGAYFLLNALSYGYSHIDRAIISLLVKYSSKKIPKDDEIVHLDKYMPDIRILQWLSFILSISEVLSLINATFDFKFKNNILYISSNDDFYVIKEKIHSLHKPDDINIEFMNT; encoded by the coding sequence ATGAGTAAAGTTACAGCTGTTATAGATATAGGTTCAAACTCCGCGAGAATGGCTATTTTTAGGCGAACAAGTCGGTATGGATTCTCTCTTATTTTTGAGACAAAAAGCAAGGTTAGAATCTCTAGTGGTTGCTATGAAAATGGTGGAATCTTGCAACAAGATTCTATGAATAGGGCAGTTTGTGCTCTTCGTGATTTTGTAAAACTTGCTAAACATTATCAAGCAAAAAAGCTATTTTGCGTGGCTACAAGTGCTGTTAGAGACGCACCAAATAAAGATGAATTTATCACTTTGGTAAAAAAAGAAACAAAGATTCAAATAAAAGTTATTGATGGAAAAAAAGAAGCTTTTTTTGGTGCTGTGGCATGCTGTAATTTATTGCATAAAAAAGATGGAATAACAATTGATATTGGTGGCGGTTCTACTGAATGTGCATTGATTAAAAATGGAAAAATACAAGAATTGATATCGCTAAATATAGGCACGATTCGACTAAAAGAGTTATTTTTTGATTCTAAAAGTGATATAAAAAAACTCAAAGAATTCATCCAAAAAGAGATAGATAAAATCCCGCTTAGTTTTATTAATGACAATATTTTTGGCATAGGTGGCACGATAAGGGCATTATCAAAGATGATAATGAAAAAAGAAAAATATAAAATAAATTCAATTCATGGCTATGAATTTGACCCACGAAATTATTTTGATTTTTTCAAAAATATTTATAGCAGTGATATAAAAAAGCTAAAAGATTTCAATGTCCCGATTGAACGAGAAGACAATATTCGCGGTGGAGCGCTTATTTTTTCTATGTTGCTTGAGAGGTTTAATTCAAAGCTTGTTATTACAAGTGGTGTAGGTGTGCGTGAAGGTGTATTTTTAAGTGATTTATTGAGAAGACAAAATTATATTTTTCCAAATGGCATAAATCCATCATATAGAAGTGTGCTAGATAGATTTATGATAGAAGAAAAAGCGCAAAATAGTGTTAAGAAAAATTCTTTAAAATTATTCAATGCATTAAATGATATTCATAATATTGATAAAAAATATTTATTTCATTTAGAGACTGCTGCTTCTCTTACAAAGATTGGCAATTATCTTGGATTTTATGCAGCTCACGAACATGGAGCATATTTTCTGCTTAATGCACTAAGCTATGGATATAGTCATATTGATAGGGCTATTATTAGTTTGCTTGTAAAATATAGTAGCAAAAAGATTCCAAAAGATGATGAAATCGTGCATTTAGATAAATACATGCCAGATATTAGAATCTTGCAGTGGCTTAGCTTTATTTTAAGTATTAGCGAAGTGCTAAGTCTAATAAATGCTACATTTGATTTCAAATTTAAAAATAATATACTTTATATTTCTAGCAATGATGATTTTTATGTAATTAAAGAAAAAATACATTCATTGCATAAGCCAGATGATATAAATATAGAGTTTATGAATACATGA